The following are encoded together in the Brassica napus cultivar Da-Ae chromosome A9, Da-Ae, whole genome shotgun sequence genome:
- the LOC106364667 gene encoding agamous-like MADS-box protein AGL9 homolog isoform X2 has translation MGRGRVELKRIENKINRQVTFAKRRNGLLKKAYELSVLCDAEVALIIFSSRGKQYEFCSSSSMLRTLDRYQKCNYGAPEPNVPSREALAELNSQQEYLKLKERYDALQRTQRNLLGEDLGPLSTKELESLERQLDSSLKQIRALRTQFMLDQLNDLQSKERMLAETNKTLRLRLADGYQMPLQLNPNPEDHHHVDYGRHQQHEHSHQAFFQPLECEPILQMGYQGQQDHGMGAGPSVNNYMLGWLPYDTNSI, from the exons atgggAAGAGGGAGAGTGGAGTTGAAGAGGATAGAGAACAAGATCAATAGGCAAGTGACGTTTGCAAAGAGAAGGAATGGCCTTTTGAAGAAAGCATACGAGCTTTCCGTTCTATGTGATGCAGAGGTTGCTCTCATCATCTTCTCTAGTAGAGGAAAACAGTACGAGTTTTGCAGTAGTTCGAG CATGCTTCGGACTCTAGACAGGTACCAAAAGTGCAACTATGGAGCTCCAGAGCCCAATGTGCCTTCAAGAGAGGCCTTAGCA GAACTTAATAGCCAGCAGGAGTATCTCAAGCTTAAGGAGCGTTACGATGCCTTACAGAGAACTCAGAG GAATCTATTGGGAGAAGATCTTGGACCTCTTAGTACAAAAGAGCTTGAGTCACTTGAGAGACAGCTTGATTCTTCTTTGAAGCAGATCAGAGCTCTCCGG ACACAGTTCATGCTAGACCAGCTCAATGATCTTCAGAGTAag GAACGCATGCTGGCTGAGACAAATAAAACTCTAAGGCTAAGG TTGGCCGATGGATATCAGATGCCACTCCAACTCAACCCGAACCCAGAAGATCATCACCATGTTGACTACGGTCGTCATCAACAACATGAACATTCTCATCAAGCTTTCTTCCAGCCTTTGGAATGCGAACCCATTCTTCAAATGGG GTATCAGGGGCAGCAAGATCATGGAATGGGAGCAGGACCAAGTGTGAATAATTACATGTTGGGTTGGTTACCTTATGATACCAACTCTATTTGA
- the LOC106364667 gene encoding agamous-like MADS-box protein AGL9 homolog isoform X1 — translation MGRGRVELKRIENKINRQVTFAKRRNGLLKKAYELSVLCDAEVALIIFSSRGKQYEFCSSSSMLRTLDRYQKCNYGAPEPNVPSREALAVELNSQQEYLKLKERYDALQRTQRNLLGEDLGPLSTKELESLERQLDSSLKQIRALRTQFMLDQLNDLQSKERMLAETNKTLRLRLADGYQMPLQLNPNPEDHHHVDYGRHQQHEHSHQAFFQPLECEPILQMGYQGQQDHGMGAGPSVNNYMLGWLPYDTNSI, via the exons atgggAAGAGGGAGAGTGGAGTTGAAGAGGATAGAGAACAAGATCAATAGGCAAGTGACGTTTGCAAAGAGAAGGAATGGCCTTTTGAAGAAAGCATACGAGCTTTCCGTTCTATGTGATGCAGAGGTTGCTCTCATCATCTTCTCTAGTAGAGGAAAACAGTACGAGTTTTGCAGTAGTTCGAG CATGCTTCGGACTCTAGACAGGTACCAAAAGTGCAACTATGGAGCTCCAGAGCCCAATGTGCCTTCAAGAGAGGCCTTAGCAGTT GAACTTAATAGCCAGCAGGAGTATCTCAAGCTTAAGGAGCGTTACGATGCCTTACAGAGAACTCAGAG GAATCTATTGGGAGAAGATCTTGGACCTCTTAGTACAAAAGAGCTTGAGTCACTTGAGAGACAGCTTGATTCTTCTTTGAAGCAGATCAGAGCTCTCCGG ACACAGTTCATGCTAGACCAGCTCAATGATCTTCAGAGTAag GAACGCATGCTGGCTGAGACAAATAAAACTCTAAGGCTAAGG TTGGCCGATGGATATCAGATGCCACTCCAACTCAACCCGAACCCAGAAGATCATCACCATGTTGACTACGGTCGTCATCAACAACATGAACATTCTCATCAAGCTTTCTTCCAGCCTTTGGAATGCGAACCCATTCTTCAAATGGG GTATCAGGGGCAGCAAGATCATGGAATGGGAGCAGGACCAAGTGTGAATAATTACATGTTGGGTTGGTTACCTTATGATACCAACTCTATTTGA
- the LOC106364669 gene encoding uncharacterized protein LOC106364669 — MAMALPLGKLTVLIGAGLVGSVLAKDGSLPLVSSLVSGAFKIVFKQLKQEEPSKSRNDTALVAQVNSLRHELQLLASNRPITIVTTEGSGRKYGVIIIIGVIGYGYVWWKGWKLPDFMFATRRSLSDACDNVGNQIDGFYSSLSDTKRELGSEVDRMDSTLDASSVIIKETGRQVTELRDGTANMKDEVRSVFEAVETLASKVCRIEGNQDLTLKGVGALHAQCLEHKIIQESNQPLISTSSLPAIEAAPLTHSSSTLLLPPPASPCESQSPSTPNGAQQSHGPLQRTQSISGLKDITESSSTGNGISGLSSGQLGRFSVPRIVRTISAVNTVPTN, encoded by the exons ATGGCTATGGCTCTTCCGCTCGGGAAACTAACCGTCCTCATCGGTGCAG GGCTTGTTGGGTCTGTGCTTGCTAAAGACGGGAGCTTACCACTTGTCTCGAGCCTTGTCTCTGGTGCTTTTAAG ATTGTATTTAAGCAGCTGAAACAAGAGGAACCTAGCAAGTCTCGGAATGATACGGCACTTGTAGctcag GTTAACAGTCTTCGGCATGAACTGCAGTTGCTTGCTTCAAACAGACCTATCACTATTGTTACGACAGAAGGATCAG GTAGAAAGTATGGTGTCATCATTATTATTGGGGTGATAGGCTACGGATATGTGTGGTGGAAG GGATGGAAGCTTCCAGATTTTATGTTTGCGACAAGGCGCAGCTTATCAGATGCTTGTGATAATGTTGGCAACCAGATCGATGGTTTTTACTCATCCCTTTCG GATACAAAACGGGAGTTAGGTTCAGAAGTTGATCGGATGGATTCTACTTTGGATGCAAGTTCAGTAATTATTAAAGAAACAGGAAGACAA GTGACTGAGTTACGGGATGGTACAGCAAATATGAAGGATGAAGTTAGATCTGTTTTCGAGGCCGTTGAAACTCTG GCCAGCAAAGTCTGTCGCATTGAGGGAAATCAG GATCTCACGCTTAAAGGAGTTGGAGCTCTGCATGCTCAGTGTCTCGAGCACAAAATAATTCAGGAGTCCAATCAG CCTTTGATATCAACTTCATCATTGCCAGCTATTGAGGCAGCTCCTCTCACACATTCCTCCAGT ACTCTATTATTGCCTCCTCCTGCTTCACCTTGTGAATCCCAATCACCTTCAACCCCTAATGGAGCTCAACAG TCACATGGTCCGCTTCAGCGCACACAATCTATTTCTGGTTTGAAG GACATAACTGAAAGCTCTAGCACAGGAAATGGTATATCGGGCTTGAGTTCGGGGCAACTTGGTAGGTTCTCAGTGCCTAGAATAGTGAGGACTATTAGTGCAGTCAACACAGTGCCTACTAACTGA
- the LOC106367334 gene encoding uncharacterized protein LOC106367334 isoform X2: protein MALPLGKLTILLGAGLVGSVLAKDGGLPDVSSFVSGAFKMVFRQLKQGEPVKSASKPHSDALTAQVNSLRHELQLLASNRPITIISTGGSGGRKYAVVIIIGVIGYGYVWWKGLKLEDFMFATRRSLSDACDNVGTQIDGFYSSLSGTKKELGSEIDRMDRTLDESSVIIKQTGREVNELRDGTANMKDEVRSVFEAVETLASKVHRIEGNQDLTLKGVGALHAQCLEHKRIQESNKALPSTSSLPALEPAPVTPSSRTLSLPPPSPRESQSPSTPNGAQQSNGPLQHTQSMSGLKDISENSSSGETSSNGTHSGEATGKTTSSGLLSIFSMPRIGRTRSAVNAVPANSTGPQ, encoded by the exons ATGGCTCTTCCGCTCGGGAAGCTCACCATCCTCCTCGGTGCAG GTCTTGTTGGGTCAGTGCTTGCTAAAGACGGGGGCTTGCCAGATGTATCCAGTTTCGTCTCAGGTGCTTTTAAG ATGGTATTTAGACAACTGAAACAAGGAGAGCCTGTCAAATCAGCTAGCAAACCTCACAGTGATGCACTTACAGCCCAG gttaaCAGTCTTCGGCATGAATTGCAGTTGCTGGCTTCAAACAGACCTATCACTATAATCTCCACAGGAGGATCAG GTGGCAGAAAGTATGCTGTGGTCATTATTATTGGGGTGATAGGTTACGGATATGTATGGTGGAAG GGATTGAAACTTGAAGATTTTATGTTTGCAACAAGGCGCAGCTTATCAGATGCATGCGATAATGTTGGCACCCAGATCGATGGGTTTTATTCATCCCTCTCG GGTACAAAAAAAGAGTTAGGTTCAGAAATCGACAGGATGGATCGTACTTTGGATGAAAGTTCagtaattattaaacaaacaGGAAGAGAG GTGAATGAACTACGGGATGGAACAGCAAATATGAAGGATGAAGTTAGGTCTGTTTTCGAGGCTGTTGAAACTCTG GCCAGCAAAGTACATCGCATTGAGGGTAATCAG GATCTCACGCTCAAAGGAGTTGGAGCTCTGCATGCTCAGTGTCTGGAGCACAAAAGAATTCAAGAATCCAATAAG GCTTTGCCATCAACTTCGTCACTCCCAGCCCTTGAGCCAGCTCCTGTGACCCCTTCATCAAGG ACTCTGTCTTTGCCTCCTCCTTCTCCCCGTGAATCCCAGTCTCCGTCAACCCCTAATGGAGCTCAACAG TCAAATGGTCCACTTCAGCACACTCAGTCTATGTCTGGTTTGAAGGATATAAGCGAAAACTCTAGCAGCGGGGAGACTTCATCCAATGGAACACATTCTGGAGAAGCCACGGGAAAAACAACAAGTTCAGGCCTGCTTAGTATTTTCTCAATGCCAAGAATAGGGAGGACTCGTAGTGCGGTGAACGCAGTGCCTGCTAACTCGACTGGCCCCCAATAG
- the LOC106367334 gene encoding uncharacterized protein LOC106367334 isoform X1: MALPLGKLTILLGAGLVGSVLAKDGGLPDVSSFVSGAFKMVFRQLKQGEPVKSASKPHSDALTAQVNSLRHELQLLASNRPITIISTGGSGGRKYAVVIIIGVIGYGYVWWKGLKLEDFMFATRRSLSDACDNVGTQIDGFYSSLSGTKKELGSEIDRMDRTLDESSVIIKQTGREVNELRDGTANMKDEVRSVFEAVETLASKVHRIEGNQDLTLKGVGALHAQCLEHKRIQESNKALPSTSSLPALEPAPVTPSSRQTLSLPPPSPRESQSPSTPNGAQQSNGPLQHTQSMSGLKDISENSSSGETSSNGTHSGEATGKTTSSGLLSIFSMPRIGRTRSAVNAVPANSTGPQ, from the exons ATGGCTCTTCCGCTCGGGAAGCTCACCATCCTCCTCGGTGCAG GTCTTGTTGGGTCAGTGCTTGCTAAAGACGGGGGCTTGCCAGATGTATCCAGTTTCGTCTCAGGTGCTTTTAAG ATGGTATTTAGACAACTGAAACAAGGAGAGCCTGTCAAATCAGCTAGCAAACCTCACAGTGATGCACTTACAGCCCAG gttaaCAGTCTTCGGCATGAATTGCAGTTGCTGGCTTCAAACAGACCTATCACTATAATCTCCACAGGAGGATCAG GTGGCAGAAAGTATGCTGTGGTCATTATTATTGGGGTGATAGGTTACGGATATGTATGGTGGAAG GGATTGAAACTTGAAGATTTTATGTTTGCAACAAGGCGCAGCTTATCAGATGCATGCGATAATGTTGGCACCCAGATCGATGGGTTTTATTCATCCCTCTCG GGTACAAAAAAAGAGTTAGGTTCAGAAATCGACAGGATGGATCGTACTTTGGATGAAAGTTCagtaattattaaacaaacaGGAAGAGAG GTGAATGAACTACGGGATGGAACAGCAAATATGAAGGATGAAGTTAGGTCTGTTTTCGAGGCTGTTGAAACTCTG GCCAGCAAAGTACATCGCATTGAGGGTAATCAG GATCTCACGCTCAAAGGAGTTGGAGCTCTGCATGCTCAGTGTCTGGAGCACAAAAGAATTCAAGAATCCAATAAG GCTTTGCCATCAACTTCGTCACTCCCAGCCCTTGAGCCAGCTCCTGTGACCCCTTCATCAAGG CAGACTCTGTCTTTGCCTCCTCCTTCTCCCCGTGAATCCCAGTCTCCGTCAACCCCTAATGGAGCTCAACAG TCAAATGGTCCACTTCAGCACACTCAGTCTATGTCTGGTTTGAAGGATATAAGCGAAAACTCTAGCAGCGGGGAGACTTCATCCAATGGAACACATTCTGGAGAAGCCACGGGAAAAACAACAAGTTCAGGCCTGCTTAGTATTTTCTCAATGCCAAGAATAGGGAGGACTCGTAGTGCGGTGAACGCAGTGCCTGCTAACTCGACTGGCCCCCAATAG